The Hymenobacter sp. GOD-10R genome includes a window with the following:
- a CDS encoding family 1 glycosylhydrolase, whose amino-acid sequence MAKNFLSHITKKFGDSGYDGDEFGGAAGHNGNGLPTGNPGNFMFATGIECSYPTIDHGKTRRDLLAETDHYNRYKEDLGLVKEMGLKVLRYNLPYYQIQKAPGKYDWDFADAAMKEIKRLGITPILDLMHFGVPDWIGNFQNPELPVHFAEYAGAVAKRYPWVRFYTPVNEVYVTARASARDGIWNEQLKSDRAFITAMKHCAAASIMGNHQIAKHRPDCVIVQSESAEYIHEMRTIESDETRITNKLRFLSLDLLYAHPLDAEVLLFCLDNGMTRDELKWFMAGEPPGYQIMGNDYYGRNERIIKPNGDWCSAEDVLGWYTMTRQYYERYRKPVMHTETNTFKAEDAECWLWKQWVNVTRIRKDGVPVVGFTWYSLLDQIDWDISLAEKLGTVNPCGLFDLDRKIRPVGESYKMMLQEFGQITMVPHSEMFEITSRPAELKVEV is encoded by the coding sequence GGCAATGGGCTGCCTACTGGTAACCCCGGCAACTTCATGTTTGCCACGGGCATCGAATGCTCGTACCCAACCATCGACCACGGCAAAACCCGCCGCGACCTGCTCGCCGAAACCGACCACTACAACCGCTACAAGGAAGACCTAGGTTTGGTGAAGGAAATGGGGCTGAAGGTGCTGCGCTACAATCTGCCTTACTACCAGATTCAGAAAGCCCCCGGCAAGTACGACTGGGACTTTGCCGACGCGGCCATGAAGGAAATTAAGCGCCTCGGTATCACGCCGATATTAGACTTGATGCACTTCGGCGTGCCTGATTGGATCGGCAACTTCCAGAACCCCGAGCTGCCCGTGCACTTTGCCGAGTACGCCGGAGCCGTAGCCAAGCGCTACCCGTGGGTACGTTTCTACACGCCTGTGAATGAGGTGTATGTGACTGCTCGTGCCAGTGCCCGCGACGGCATATGGAATGAGCAGCTGAAATCGGACCGTGCCTTTATCACGGCCATGAAGCACTGCGCGGCTGCTAGCATCATGGGCAACCATCAGATTGCCAAGCACCGCCCCGACTGCGTGATTGTGCAGAGCGAATCGGCCGAGTACATCCACGAAATGCGCACCATCGAGAGCGACGAAACACGCATCACGAACAAGCTCCGTTTCCTGTCGCTTGATTTGCTCTACGCTCACCCGCTCGATGCGGAAGTGCTGCTATTTTGCCTCGACAACGGCATGACCCGCGACGAGCTGAAATGGTTTATGGCTGGTGAGCCGCCCGGCTACCAGATTATGGGCAATGACTACTACGGTCGTAATGAGCGCATTATCAAGCCCAACGGGGATTGGTGCTCGGCCGAAGATGTGCTGGGCTGGTATACCATGACGCGCCAGTACTATGAGCGCTACCGCAAGCCCGTGATGCACACCGAAACGAACACCTTCAAGGCTGAAGACGCAGAATGCTGGCTTTGGAAGCAGTGGGTCAACGTGACGCGCATTCGCAAGGATGGGGTGCCCGTGGTAGGCTTCACGTGGTACTCCCTGCTTGACCAGATCGACTGGGACATTTCCCTCGCTGAAAAGCTAGGTACCGTCAACCCCTGCGGCCTTTTCGACCTTGACCGCAAGATTCGCCCGGTAGGGGAGTCCTATAAGATGATGCTCCAGGAGTTCGGTCAGATTACGATGGTGCCCCACAGCGAGATGTTCGAGATTACCTCACGTCCTGCGGAGCTGAAAGTGGAGGTATAG
- a CDS encoding helix-turn-helix domain-containing protein, which yields MEALKMTADSVCEQIPELRKEQVLALKDAIELLSGKWKFCILLNLYNYGTLRFKDLQETSVGITPKVLSKELQELEENQLITRTVNNTKPVTVSYALTPHAIEIQPVINALVEFGLKHRSKIKGTPDQSGYAKCSIPPLSAPQDVR from the coding sequence ATGGAAGCACTTAAAATGACAGCTGACTCAGTTTGTGAACAAATACCAGAGCTTCGTAAGGAGCAAGTTTTGGCGCTGAAAGACGCTATTGAGTTGTTAAGCGGGAAGTGGAAATTCTGCATCCTGCTTAATCTGTACAACTATGGCACCTTGCGTTTCAAAGACTTACAAGAAACGTCTGTAGGCATCACGCCCAAGGTGCTATCGAAGGAGTTGCAGGAGCTAGAGGAAAACCAGCTCATTACCCGAACAGTCAATAATACCAAGCCCGTCACGGTTTCGTACGCCCTCACGCCCCATGCCATCGAAATTCAACCCGTCATTAATGCCTTGGTCGAGTTTGGCTTAAAGCACCGATCCAAGATCAAAGGTACTCCTGATCAATCAGGTTACGCCAAGTGCTCTATACCTCCACTTTCAGCTCCGCAGGACGTGAGGTAA